A segment of the Pseudomonadota bacterium genome:
TTGAGTGATTGATTGTACTGCTTGACCAGCCAGAAAGGCAGATCGAATTCATTGCGGCACAGAGTCCAGATATTGTCACCGGACTTGACCTTGTACTTTGTGACCCGGTCAACCCGATAGGCGGCAAAAAAATCTTCAACCAGCTCCTTGTGGTATTCGTAGCGTTTCTCCTCGAACAGGCCCTGCCCGCCTTTGCGCAACGGGATCCTGATCTCCTGCCCGACCATGATCGCCTTGCCGTAGCGGAGACGGTTTTCCTTCCGGATCCTCCAGGTGGGA
Coding sequences within it:
- a CDS encoding LysM peptidoglycan-binding domain-containing protein; the encoded protein is PTWRIRKENRLRYGKAIMVGQEIRIPLRKGGQGLFEEKRYEYHKELVEDFFAAYRVDRVTKYKVKSGDNIWTLCRNEFDLPFWLVKQYNQSLKPNGLKPSQELLIPVVSRRQTDVAAFAGKGNVGS